Genomic segment of Paenibacillus sp. FSL R5-0623:
CATCCCCCAGGCAATGGTCGTAATCAGTCCGTGATCCGATTGTACCGGATTCTCTCCCGTATTCATAAGCATGAAACAACCGGTACCATATGTATTTTTCATACTGCCCTTGGTATAACAGCCCTGACCAAACATCGCTGCCTGTTGATCACCTGCCGCTCCCGCAATCGGAATCCGATGACCGAAGAAATGATAGTCTGTTGTGTGTGCATACACCTCGGATGAACCTCGCACTTCTGGCAGCATGGCCTTAGGAATGTCGAGGACATCCAACAATTCGTCATCCCATTGCAGATCATAAATGTTATAGATCAGGGTACGTGAGGCATTGGATATATCCGTGACGTGTGTGCCCCCGCTTAGTTTCCAGATCAGCCAGCTATCAATCGTGCCAAATAACAGTTCACCCTTCTCCGCCCGCTCTCGGGCACCAGGGACATGATCCAGAATCCATTTCACCTTTGTTCCCGAGAAGTAGGGATCGATCAATAATCCTGTTTTGCGGCGAAAAAGGTCCCCGAGACCCTGCGTCTTCAATTCTTCACAGATATCTGCGGTCTGTCTGGATTGCCATACCACTGCATTATAGATGGGTCTGCCTGTTTCTTTGTCCCATACCACAACGGTCTCCCGCTGATTGGTAATTCCAATCCCGGCAATCTGAACAGGTTTGATCCCGCTCTCTGCCAGACATGAAGCCATCACGGCAAGAATGGAACTCCAGATTTCATTGGCATTCTGCTCTACCCAACCCGGCTTAGGGAAATATTGGGGGAATTCCTGCTGAGCAATGTGCACAATCTCCCCGCCGTGGTTAAATAGAATGGCCCGGGAGCTCGTCGTTCCTTGATCCAGAGCCAAAATATATTTTTCCATACAGACAACCTCCAGTTGTGGGTTCTTTTTACGATGTAAGCGATTTCTCGAAGTGTCGGATCAGATCTGCGTTGGATGTGGTCACTGCCGTAGCCCCGACGCCAAGCGCAAGTTCAACCTCTTCCGGTGAACGGATCAATCCCCCTGCAATAATGGGTATCCCTGTACGTACAGATACTTCCGCAATAATATGCGGAATGACGCCAGGTAGTACTTCAATATAATCCGGTTGGGTTTTAGCCAGCAGCAGATAACTTTTCTCCAGAGCATGGGTGTCGAGCAGAAAAATACGTTGTATGGCTGTAATGCCTTTCTGCTTCGCCTTTTGAATTACACTTGCCCTTGTAGAAATCAGTCCTGCAGGGCGAATGTGCTGACACAGATACTCTGCTGCATACTCATCATTTTTCAATCCCTGCACCAGATCTGCATGCAAAAGTATCTTTTTGTCGTACCGCCGCGCCTCGTCCATTACACTCTGAAGCTGTGCAATATGAGTTTCCAGCATCACCCCATAGGTATAAGGGCCTTCAATTATCGCCTCGAACTGCTTCATGCTCTTCGCAGCTGGCAACATACGTTGTCCCTCAAATGGCACCTTGGTTCCTCCCGCATTCATCAGATGCCTATATTGTATAATCAGTGCCGTGCGAACGGCAAGCCATTCCTTGAATCAGGAGGACTGAGCGCTATGCTGTTATCCATACAAAAAAAGCCGTTGTTTTACTTCTCCATAACGGAGAGTACAACAACGGCTAATCAGCTAATCGCATACATCTATATACTGATTAGGCCTGCGCATGCGGAAGCAGCGTCTCTGCCCCAGCCCAGCCATCACTTTCTGCCAAGTGACCGGAACGATTCACTTTCGTTTGCAGATATTTCTCGTTGAAAGCAGAACGATCCCCCCATAGTGGCACACGTCCACCCACATTTAATCCCGCTTCCTGCAAGGCAGCCAGCTTCCGTGGATTATTGGTGATCAATGTAACCGGTGCGGAGCGAAGCGCCCGCAAGACAGCAATCGCATCGTCATAATTGCGAGCATCGTCTGTGAACCCAAGCTGCAAGTTCGCATCTACCGTATCCAGACCTTCTTCTTGCAAAATGTATGCCATTGCTTTACTGAACAGACCGATACCACGTCCTTCGTGGTTGGCAAGGTAGAACAGTGCGCCCGCCCCGTGAGCGGCAATCATTTTCATGGATTGCTCCAATTGGAAGCCGCAATCACAACGTTTGCTGCCAAAGATGTCGCCTGTATGACAGATGCTATGCATCCGGATCAGCGCTTCTTGTGCGTCGGCAAAGTCACCATACACCAGAACACTGGATTGTTGACGCTCTGCCAACTCAGCCTCAGCAAGGGATTCAATCAACTCCCCGCTCTCCATGGCTTTGTCTGACTTCATCCAGCTGTACCACTGGAATGTCTTGGTCTCTCCATCGAGGTTTACCGGGAGCTTAATCGGGCCTACCAGATATATAAACTCTTTTCCGCTCGGAAAAGTCTGAATTTTGGGGGCAAGCAGTTGAATAATATGTGAATTGATCATTGTCGTTCCTCCTGTTTAGGCCAACTTGTATGTTGATTGATTCGCATCCAGAGCGAAAATGGATCACTTGGAAACTTGGATATTATATAGTATGCATCTATATTATTCTCATCATCATTAGTTACTTTATGTAAGTTAGTTTAGAATAAAAATTATAAAGTGTCAAGTAACTTTTATTTTTAAAGTAACTACTAAAATTATGTTACGCAACGGCCACAAATATGTGTTTCATTTTAGGAATATTGGGTATGAGTTTATAAACTGCTCATACACTAATGTTGTAGTCCAAAGCACTTCATGCCTCGAACTTAACAATGAGGGGGTTATGCACATGATCCGCCGGAAAAGAACATGCTGGACAGCCATACTGATGGTCTGCGTCCTGCTCATAAGCGGATGCTCCATCTGGCCCGGACAGGACGATTCAGCGAACAACAAAAAGGTAGCGCTTACACTATGGTACTGGAATCGTTCCATCGATGATAAGTTGATTGCCAGGGCTAAGGAAAAGTTCCCCAATATTGAACTGACAGCTCAGAAAATCGGCGGTGATTTCAAAGCAAAGCTCAAAACAACACTCGCTGCACGCTCAGGTGAACCAGACATTGTGGCATTGAACGACTGGATCATGGAGCTATTCCCCAGTGAGGACCGTTTCTATAATCTGTATGATCTCGGTGCAGAAGATATTGAAGACCAATATCTGCCGTGGAAATGGAAGCAAGGCGTTACACCAAGTGGACAGATGATCGGGTTTCCGATGGATACCGGACCGACTGCCCTCTTCTACCGAGAAGATCTGTTTAAGGAAGCCGGATTGCCATCTGAACCCGAAGACGTTACACGCCAAATTAACAGCTGGGATGCATATGCCACTGCTGGAGAACAGCTCAAGGAGAAATTCGCAGGCAAGGTATATCTGACCGATAACATTGGAAGCGTTTACAACCAAGTGCTGTCCCAAGGTGCTGAACGTTATTTCCGTCCGGATGGCTCATTCATCGGCATGGATTCTGCTCTGGTGCGAACAAGCTGGGATACATCCATAGCTTTCAAAGAGAAGGGACTACTTGCCAATGCAGACGGTTGGACTCCGGGCTGGAACGCCGCGATGAATAATGGCGAAATCGCCTCTTTTGTAGGTGCTGTCTGGATGAAGCAAGTCCTTCAGGAAGCGGCTCCAGATACATCCGGGAAGTGGCGAGTCGCTCGGGCACCCGGGGGAGATGGCAATAACGGAGGATCATTCCTGTCCATCCTGAAGTCGAGTGAACATCCTCAGGAAGCCTTTGAACTGGTTCGCTGGCTGCAAAGTCCCGAAAATCAGTTGGAGCAATATCAGACATTGAACCTGTTCCCTTCTGCCCCAGGTGTATTTGATGACCCTGCCATGAAAGAAGAAGAACCTTTCTTCGGCGGACAGGCAACGGGGCCAGTATTTGCCGAATCGGCACAGCAAGTGCCGGATGCTTTTTTTGGAGAAAGATACCCCTCCGTACACAACATTATTACTCGAAGGCTGAATGATGTCGCGAAGCAAAATGCCGATCCTCAGCAGGTCTGGACGGATACGGTGCACCGCGTCGAGCGGGAATTACAGCGTTAACCTGAAGAACGTGTGGTTTCG
This window contains:
- the glpK gene encoding glycerol kinase GlpK, with protein sequence MEKYILALDQGTTSSRAILFNHGGEIVHIAQQEFPQYFPKPGWVEQNANEIWSSILAVMASCLAESGIKPVQIAGIGITNQRETVVVWDKETGRPIYNAVVWQSRQTADICEELKTQGLGDLFRRKTGLLIDPYFSGTKVKWILDHVPGARERAEKGELLFGTIDSWLIWKLSGGTHVTDISNASRTLIYNIYDLQWDDELLDVLDIPKAMLPEVRGSSEVYAHTTDYHFFGHRIPIAGAAGDQQAAMFGQGCYTKGSMKNTYGTGCFMLMNTGENPVQSDHGLITTIAWGMNGKVEYALEGSIFVAGSAVQWLRDGLRMLRSSKDSEDYASRVPSTDGVYMVPAFVGLGSPYWDSEVKGAVFGLTRGTTKEHFIRATLEALAYQTKDVLEAMESDSGIPVHALRVDGGAAANDFLMQFQSDILGIPVERPTVNETTALGAAYLAGLAVGYWTNADELADHENTERVFHPVMAEEQRTELYAGWKRAVNAARAFK
- a CDS encoding glycerol-3-phosphate responsive antiterminator, with protein sequence MPFEGQRMLPAAKSMKQFEAIIEGPYTYGVMLETHIAQLQSVMDEARRYDKKILLHADLVQGLKNDEYAAEYLCQHIRPAGLISTRASVIQKAKQKGITAIQRIFLLDTHALEKSYLLLAKTQPDYIEVLPGVIPHIIAEVSVRTGIPIIAGGLIRSPEEVELALGVGATAVTTSNADLIRHFEKSLTS
- a CDS encoding GTP cyclohydrolase II, which encodes MINSHIIQLLAPKIQTFPSGKEFIYLVGPIKLPVNLDGETKTFQWYSWMKSDKAMESGELIESLAEAELAERQQSSVLVYGDFADAQEALIRMHSICHTGDIFGSKRCDCGFQLEQSMKMIAAHGAGALFYLANHEGRGIGLFSKAMAYILQEEGLDTVDANLQLGFTDDARNYDDAIAVLRALRSAPVTLITNNPRKLAALQEAGLNVGGRVPLWGDRSAFNEKYLQTKVNRSGHLAESDGWAGAETLLPHAQA
- a CDS encoding extracellular solute-binding protein, whose translation is MVCVLLISGCSIWPGQDDSANNKKVALTLWYWNRSIDDKLIARAKEKFPNIELTAQKIGGDFKAKLKTTLAARSGEPDIVALNDWIMELFPSEDRFYNLYDLGAEDIEDQYLPWKWKQGVTPSGQMIGFPMDTGPTALFYREDLFKEAGLPSEPEDVTRQINSWDAYATAGEQLKEKFAGKVYLTDNIGSVYNQVLSQGAERYFRPDGSFIGMDSALVRTSWDTSIAFKEKGLLANADGWTPGWNAAMNNGEIASFVGAVWMKQVLQEAAPDTSGKWRVARAPGGDGNNGGSFLSILKSSEHPQEAFELVRWLQSPENQLEQYQTLNLFPSAPGVFDDPAMKEEEPFFGGQATGPVFAESAQQVPDAFFGERYPSVHNIITRRLNDVAKQNADPQQVWTDTVHRVERELQR